A single region of the Vagococcus teuberi genome encodes:
- a CDS encoding NlpC/P60 family protein: MKKKVLSTVLLSSMLLSTVGAPTVATAANKDSKVEEQDKKINELATKEQEASNQLASIKENISSIKNEASALQTKQVELTKEISNLNGEIKDLEARIAKRDASIKEQARSVQVDSNSSNVVDLVLNADSVSDALTKVMAASRLVGANNDMMKQQKQDKDAVETKKESVEEKAKEVQEAAVTLEAKKGELEDQELAQQAAVSKLSAEKATEESKKEQYLAEQKAAEQKREEQRKAVAAAKVETKATGNKAKEDTNAGKIDKQENYVTPNDITPSENKPNEKEGTTQSTPEQSTPEQSTPTPAPSTPVATTPTPAPTPSAPAANGSAIVSEAYKHIGKPYVWGAKGPDSFDCSGFTSYVFRQAAGKEIGGWTVPQESAGTQISLSELQPGDLVFWGSRGATYHVGIYVGGGQYIHAPQPGESVKVTSMSYYSPDFGVRVN, translated from the coding sequence TTGAAGAAGAAAGTATTATCAACAGTTTTGTTAAGTAGTATGTTATTAAGTACTGTAGGTGCTCCAACTGTTGCGACAGCAGCTAACAAAGATTCGAAAGTAGAAGAACAAGATAAAAAAATAAATGAATTAGCTACTAAAGAACAAGAAGCCTCAAACCAATTAGCAAGTATTAAAGAAAATATTTCGTCAATAAAAAACGAGGCATCTGCTTTACAAACAAAACAGGTAGAACTAACAAAAGAAATTTCAAACTTAAATGGTGAAATAAAAGATTTAGAAGCGCGTATTGCAAAACGCGATGCGTCAATCAAAGAACAAGCAAGATCTGTACAAGTTGATTCAAACAGCTCTAATGTTGTTGATCTAGTATTAAATGCTGATTCTGTATCAGATGCATTAACAAAAGTGATGGCGGCAAGTCGTTTAGTTGGTGCTAATAATGATATGATGAAACAACAAAAACAAGATAAAGATGCAGTTGAAACGAAAAAAGAATCTGTAGAAGAAAAAGCAAAAGAAGTACAGGAAGCAGCTGTTACTCTAGAAGCTAAAAAGGGTGAGTTAGAAGACCAAGAATTAGCACAACAAGCAGCAGTTAGCAAATTATCTGCAGAAAAAGCAACTGAAGAAAGTAAAAAAGAACAATACTTAGCTGAACAAAAAGCTGCAGAACAAAAACGTGAAGAACAACGTAAAGCTGTAGCAGCAGCAAAAGTTGAAACAAAAGCAACTGGAAACAAAGCAAAAGAAGATACAAATGCTGGTAAAATTGATAAACAAGAGAATTACGTGACACCAAACGATATTACTCCTAGTGAGAACAAACCAAATGAAAAGGAAGGAACTACTCAAAGTACACCAGAGCAAAGTACACCAGAGCAAAGTACACCAACACCTGCTCCAAGTACTCCAGTAGCAACAACTCCTACTCCAGCACCAACACCTTCAGCTCCAGCTGCAAACGGAAGTGCTATCGTATCAGAAGCCTATAAACATATTGGTAAACCATATGTTTGGGGAGCTAAAGGACCAGATTCATTTGACTGTTCAGGATTTACTTCTTATGTATTCCGTCAAGCAGCAGGAAAAGAAATTGGTGGATGGACTGTTCCTCAAGAAAGTGCTGGAACACAGATTTCATTAAGTGAGTTACAACCAGGAGACTTGGTATTCTGGGGTTCTAGAGGTGCAACGTATCATGTAGGTATCTATGTTGGTGGTGGACAATATATTCATGCACCACAGCCTGGAGAATCTGTAAAAGTTACAAGCATGTCTTATTACTCACCAGATTTTGGTGTAAGAGTTAACTAA
- the mreD gene encoding rod shape-determining protein MreD, whose product MEQKSYYPYYLPILLFIAMLVDGHVSSAMMGMLSIPMTFTSHLVLLILMFSTFKVSQTYLMICATIIGLLYDSYFYNVLGINLILFPIIVFFMYRLFEYVEPNTLTLILSFIVFVTLISIGRAVLLSIFKLTTANFLDFFTRNLAPSLLINVLYICLLVIPLSKVYGVNEIK is encoded by the coding sequence ATGGAACAAAAATCATATTATCCATACTATTTACCTATATTATTGTTTATTGCTATGTTAGTAGATGGCCACGTTAGTAGTGCAATGATGGGGATGCTGTCTATTCCCATGACGTTTACAAGCCATTTGGTGCTTCTTATACTAATGTTTTCAACCTTTAAAGTGAGTCAAACTTATCTAATGATTTGTGCAACGATTATTGGCTTACTGTACGATTCCTATTTTTATAATGTATTAGGAATTAACTTGATTTTATTCCCTATAATTGTATTTTTTATGTATCGTTTGTTCGAATATGTTGAACCAAATACATTGACGTTGATTTTAAGTTTTATTGTATTTGTTACTCTTATCTCAATAGGAAGAGCAGTATTACTTAGTATATTTAAGTTAACAACAGCTAATTTTTTAGATTTTTTTACACGTAATCTGGCACCGTCTTTACTAATCAATGTTTTATATATATGTCTATTAGTCATCCCGTTATCAAAGGTATATGGTGTTAATGAAATAAAATGA
- the mreC gene encoding rod shape-determining protein MreC, whose translation MKKNNSSRNIIIAVTIVIVIILLVTFSAMQRDNNKKSLPGQSQTNNVIAKVDNVVKAPFRLLESGVKSINNLFNTYTENQELKKQIDKSVSLEAELASQKAETRKLKEQLKLNDTLTDYDVINASVINRSPDSWQDVLIINKGTKDGIEANMAVMGDKGLIGRVIIAESGSSKVELLTTQNQNTNHFPVMIQTKGEKTAYGLMEGYNSKTHTLIVSQLTSVDNIKKGDLVSTSGLGNNSPEGLVVGEVKEVKKNKTGLNAEVLVTPVADMYDVSSVTVIKRLAGKQEVE comes from the coding sequence GTGAAAAAAAATAATTCAAGTCGAAATATTATTATAGCTGTTACGATAGTGATAGTCATCATATTGTTAGTAACATTTAGTGCGATGCAAAGAGATAATAATAAAAAAAGTTTACCTGGACAGTCGCAAACGAATAATGTGATTGCAAAAGTAGATAATGTTGTCAAGGCACCATTCAGATTATTAGAAAGTGGTGTAAAGAGTATTAATAATTTGTTTAATACTTATACAGAAAATCAAGAATTGAAAAAACAAATTGATAAAAGTGTTTCACTAGAAGCAGAGTTGGCAAGTCAAAAAGCTGAAACAAGAAAATTAAAAGAGCAGTTGAAACTCAATGATACCTTAACTGATTATGACGTGATTAATGCAAGTGTGATCAATCGTTCGCCAGATAGTTGGCAAGATGTCCTTATTATCAATAAAGGAACTAAGGATGGCATCGAGGCTAACATGGCAGTTATGGGAGATAAAGGGTTAATTGGTCGTGTCATTATTGCTGAATCAGGAAGTTCGAAAGTAGAATTACTGACAACCCAAAATCAAAATACTAATCATTTTCCTGTGATGATTCAAACTAAAGGTGAAAAAACAGCGTATGGTTTGATGGAAGGTTACAATAGTAAAACTCACACATTGATTGTTTCTCAACTAACAAGTGTTGATAATATCAAAAAAGGGGATTTAGTGTCGACTTCTGGTTTAGGCAACAATTCTCCTGAAGGATTGGTTGTTGGTGAAGTAAAAGAAGTGAAGAAAAATAAAACAGGCCTAAATGCAGAAGTATTAGTAACTCCAGTTGCTGATATGTATGATGTGTCTAGTGTGACAGTTATTAAGAGATTAGCAGGGAAGCAAGAGGTGGAATAA